The following proteins are encoded in a genomic region of Sulfurimonas sp. HSL3-7:
- a CDS encoding AMP-binding protein yields the protein MLYQILKHSAERSPDAVAAVYGTTEYTYRTLLHLTDATAASLSSLGLRKGDRLAFYLYNCPEIIISYFACFKIGVTVIPINYRLKEDEAHYIIDHSQPTVLISQKSLFSRIAGNMSELPSVNEVYLLESDEEFADTHPFSDLLHPPKRPEDYAEIPGDTDAVVLYTSGTTGRPKGAVLAHDQMMVHTANHCKLVDYSNDDKTLVCLALSNNFAFSHQMLSALYAGATLEINAAFDPDEVLRKIKRNGVTMLYMMPVMFHALNKHAAVKRVPVPNQLRLAIVAGDKTPFVVLDQFQKIFGLEMCEGIGMTETQIYALNPLKEGKKRGSMGLPVAYTEVAIQDDDGNPSPVGETGEIAVRGDIIMRNYLNNPEVTAKSYRNGWFLTGDLGCFDADGYLWFRGRRKQLILHDGSNISPQEVEEVFYHHPAVFEVGVIGVPDKFEGEMVHAFVALKPETEAVTEAELLTFAKEHLADYKLPESITFIDELPKGATGKIDRQRLTHYDKS from the coding sequence ATGCTTTATCAGATTTTGAAACATTCGGCAGAACGTTCGCCCGATGCCGTTGCCGCTGTTTATGGCACGACGGAATATACCTACAGGACATTGTTGCATTTAACAGATGCCACGGCCGCTTCTCTTTCCAGTCTCGGCTTGAGAAAAGGTGACCGGCTGGCCTTTTACCTCTATAACTGCCCGGAGATCATTATCAGCTATTTCGCCTGTTTCAAGATCGGTGTTACGGTCATTCCCATCAATTACCGCCTCAAAGAGGATGAGGCGCACTACATCATCGATCATAGCCAGCCAACCGTTCTGATCAGCCAGAAAAGCCTCTTTTCCCGGATTGCCGGGAATATGTCTGAACTGCCGAGTGTAAATGAGGTCTATCTTCTTGAATCGGATGAGGAATTTGCGGATACCCATCCTTTTTCGGATCTGCTGCATCCGCCAAAGCGCCCGGAGGATTATGCAGAGATTCCGGGTGATACGGATGCAGTTGTCCTCTATACGTCGGGAACGACCGGAAGGCCGAAAGGTGCCGTGCTGGCACATGACCAGATGATGGTCCACACAGCCAACCACTGCAAACTGGTCGATTACAGCAATGATGACAAAACACTTGTTTGCCTGGCGCTCTCCAACAACTTCGCCTTCAGCCACCAGATGCTCTCCGCTCTTTATGCAGGAGCGACACTGGAGATCAACGCCGCATTCGATCCGGATGAGGTACTGCGGAAGATCAAACGTAACGGTGTGACCATGCTCTATATGATGCCGGTGATGTTTCATGCGCTAAACAAGCACGCGGCAGTAAAAAGAGTTCCCGTTCCGAATCAATTGCGCCTGGCCATTGTCGCGGGAGACAAGACCCCTTTTGTTGTCTTGGACCAGTTTCAAAAGATTTTCGGTCTTGAGATGTGCGAAGGCATCGGCATGACCGAAACACAGATCTATGCGCTCAACCCTCTGAAAGAAGGAAAAAAAAGAGGTTCCATGGGCTTGCCTGTTGCCTATACAGAGGTTGCGATTCAGGACGATGATGGCAACCCGTCACCGGTAGGTGAAACCGGGGAGATCGCGGTCAGGGGTGACATCATCATGCGAAACTATCTTAACAACCCCGAAGTCACAGCTAAAAGTTATCGCAACGGGTGGTTTCTGACCGGCGATCTCGGTTGTTTTGACGCAGACGGCTATCTCTGGTTCAGAGGACGAAGAAAACAGCTTATCCTGCATGACGGTTCCAACATCTCGCCGCAGGAGGTCGAAGAGGTTTTCTACCACCATCCGGCTGTTTTTGAAGTCGGTGTCATCGGCGTGCCGGATAAATTTGAAGGGGAGATGGTACATGCTTTTGTAGCGCTGAAACCGGAAACGGAAGCCGTCACCGAAGCAGAACTGCTGACATTCGCGAAAGAGCACCTTGCCGATTACAAGCTGCCTGAAAGCATCACCTTTATCGATGAACTCCCTAAAGGTGCAACGGGGAAAATTGACCGTCAACGGCTAACACACTATGATAAAAGCTGA
- a CDS encoding amidohydrolase, producing MVKRCLSERLSHRAATFGFLFILLISVFAQSRADDTLKNAINEDYPYIDRLYTHLHSHPELSFHEQKTAERLAKELRETGFEVTEGVGGYGLVALMRNGKGPTVMIRTDMDALPVKEKTGLPYASKQYYRGEDGHTIPMMHACGHDIHMSVFVGSARRMAAMKEQWSGTLMMIAQPAEERGAGARRMLEDGLFKRFARPDYNLALHVYPELPSGTVAVVSGYSFANVDSVDIRVYGVGGHGAYPHSAKDPVVLAAQIIVALQTIVSREVSPQDAAVVTVGSIHGGEKRNVIPEQVDLQLTVRSYTDETRKKVLDAIKRIALNQARSFGMPEDKLPKVQILNNYTPAVYNNPALSKRIREHFEETMGSQRVKSIQAAMIGEDFTHYGRVEPRIPSLMFRLGAADPVAYKQTKQQNISLPPLHSPHFAPPPETTIKTGIEAMTEAALLLLEKR from the coding sequence ATGGTGAAGAGATGTTTATCTGAAAGGTTGTCACACAGAGCGGCAACGTTTGGCTTTCTATTTATCTTGTTGATATCGGTTTTTGCGCAAAGCCGCGCCGATGATACGCTGAAAAATGCGATAAATGAGGATTACCCCTATATTGACAGACTCTATACGCATCTTCACAGCCATCCGGAGCTCTCCTTTCATGAACAGAAAACCGCCGAACGCCTTGCAAAAGAGCTGCGTGAAACAGGTTTTGAGGTCACGGAAGGGGTCGGCGGATACGGTCTGGTTGCACTGATGCGAAACGGCAAGGGGCCGACGGTGATGATCCGGACCGATATGGATGCCCTGCCTGTCAAGGAGAAAACCGGGCTTCCCTATGCCAGCAAACAGTATTACCGGGGAGAGGACGGTCATACTATTCCAATGATGCATGCCTGCGGTCACGACATCCATATGTCGGTGTTTGTCGGGTCTGCCCGAAGAATGGCGGCAATGAAAGAGCAGTGGTCAGGTACGCTCATGATGATCGCCCAACCGGCTGAAGAGCGGGGTGCCGGTGCCCGTCGCATGCTTGAAGATGGACTGTTTAAGCGATTTGCACGGCCCGATTACAATCTTGCGCTACATGTTTACCCCGAACTCCCCAGCGGTACAGTGGCAGTAGTGTCCGGATACAGTTTTGCCAATGTGGATTCGGTAGATATCCGTGTCTATGGAGTGGGCGGGCACGGAGCCTATCCTCATTCTGCCAAAGACCCTGTCGTGCTTGCCGCACAGATCATAGTCGCACTGCAGACGATTGTTTCGCGGGAAGTTTCACCGCAGGATGCAGCGGTTGTGACGGTCGGGAGCATTCACGGAGGAGAGAAGCGCAACGTCATCCCCGAACAGGTGGACCTCCAACTCACTGTTCGCTCCTACACCGATGAGACAAGAAAAAAAGTACTCGACGCCATCAAACGGATCGCCCTTAATCAGGCACGCTCCTTCGGCATGCCCGAAGATAAATTGCCCAAGGTGCAGATTTTAAATAACTACACGCCGGCTGTATACAATAATCCTGCTCTTTCTAAGCGCATTCGCGAACATTTTGAAGAGACCATGGGCAGTCAGAGGGTCAAAAGCATACAAGCAGCTATGATCGGTGAAGATTTTACACATTACGGCCGGGTTGAGCCGCGAATTCCTTCGTTAATGTTCAGACTGGGTGCTGCTGATCCGGTAGCATATAAACAGACGAAGCAACAGAACATTTCATTGCCGCCCCTTCACTCTCCCCACTTTGCCCCGCCTCCCGAAACGACTATCAAAACAGGTATTGAAGCGATGACGGAAGCCGCTTTACTGCTGCTGGAAAAACGATAG
- a CDS encoding nucleoside deaminase: MMNKWMKIAHNEATEGMLANDGGPFGAVIVHRDKVIATAHNEVLKTNDPTAHAEINAIRIASEQLGSFDLSECVLYCTCKPCPMCLGAIFWARIGTVYYGATEFDAARGGFDDQRFYEMIRGQNHDVVLKQIDYEVNAKLFDQWLAKEDRQMY; encoded by the coding sequence ATGATGAATAAATGGATGAAGATAGCGCATAACGAGGCAACGGAAGGGATGCTCGCCAATGACGGCGGTCCTTTCGGCGCCGTCATTGTTCACAGGGATAAGGTCATAGCGACGGCACATAACGAAGTGCTCAAGACCAATGATCCCACGGCCCATGCCGAGATCAATGCCATCCGGATCGCCAGTGAACAGCTCGGCAGCTTTGATCTTTCCGAGTGTGTCCTCTACTGCACCTGCAAGCCCTGCCCCATGTGTCTGGGCGCCATCTTTTGGGCACGCATCGGTACGGTTTACTACGGTGCAACGGAATTCGATGCTGCCAGAGGCGGTTTTGACGACCAGCGCTTTTACGAGATGATACGCGGCCAGAACCATGACGTAGTACTCAAACAGATCGATTATGAGGTCAACGCTAAACTATTCGATCAGTGGCTTGCGAAAGAGGACCGTCAGATGTATTGA
- a CDS encoding ATP-binding cassette domain-containing protein produces the protein MVKININKTLQGSIGAMELDVDIAIEEHSFIALAGQSGSGKTTLLRILAGLEKAKGVISVGDDLWQKDRTSLAPQKRGIGFVFQDYALFANMSVEQNLLYVSKDRELAEHLLELTGLSELKDRLPGMLSGGQKQRVSLCRAMMKRPKLLLMDEPLSALDPAMRTKLQHDILTLHKEFGTTTIMVSHDPSEIYRLAERVILLEHGRVVQDGTPKEVLLKTQGSQKFSLTGELLDIIKADVIHIAVVAIGQQIVEVVLDEAEAASFTIGQSVQVNTKAFAPSISTL, from the coding sequence ATGGTTAAAATCAATATCAATAAGACGCTTCAAGGGAGTATCGGCGCGATGGAGCTGGACGTGGATATCGCCATCGAAGAGCACAGTTTTATTGCATTGGCAGGTCAAAGCGGCAGCGGCAAGACGACGCTTCTGCGCATTTTGGCGGGACTTGAGAAGGCGAAGGGTGTTATCAGCGTTGGCGACGATCTCTGGCAGAAGGATCGGACTTCTCTGGCGCCCCAGAAACGGGGTATCGGTTTTGTTTTTCAGGACTATGCCCTCTTTGCCAACATGAGCGTGGAGCAGAATCTGCTCTATGTCAGCAAGGACAGAGAGCTAGCCGAGCATCTGCTGGAGCTTACCGGACTCTCCGAGCTCAAAGACCGTCTGCCAGGCATGCTGAGCGGGGGTCAGAAACAGCGGGTATCGCTCTGTCGGGCGATGATGAAGCGCCCCAAGCTGCTGCTGATGGACGAGCCGCTCTCCGCACTCGATCCGGCGATGCGCACCAAGCTGCAGCACGACATCCTGACCCTGCATAAGGAGTTCGGAACGACCACCATCATGGTCTCGCACGACCCAAGCGAGATCTACCGCCTGGCCGAGCGCGTCATTCTGCTCGAGCATGGAAGGGTGGTGCAGGACGGCACTCCCAAAGAGGTACTCTTAAAGACGCAGGGAAGCCAGAAGTTCTCGCTTACAGGCGAACTGCTCGATATTATCAAGGCGGACGTCATCCACATCGCCGTCGTCGCCATCGGCCAGCAGATCGTCGAGGTGGTGCTCGACGAGGCCGAGGCGGCCTCGTTTACGATCGGCCAGAGCGTCCAGGTCAACACCAAGGCCTTTGCCCCGTCGATAAGCACACTGTAA
- the recQ gene encoding DNA helicase RecQ translates to MKNSKEEQMPQTDRQKEKYRVLQSQFGHKTFRALQEEAVDTILAGKDLLMILPTGGGKSLSYQLPALLMEGTTVVVSPLLALMHDQVQSLKAQGMRAEMLSSMQSSEESGDIIRRLYAGEVDFLYLSPERLNTDGMRNILSQIRLNYFVIDEAHCISEWGHEFRADYRALSQLRDYFPNVTVAAFTATATEHVRDDIVRLLRLHDATLLQGKIFRENLQITARHRIRDGYDQLTDFLNDHKGESGIVYAFSRKNVEAIAHHLQKKGYAAAAYHAGMPSEERNSVFHDFVHDEVKIIVATIAFGMGIDKSNIRFVVHMSLPKTLENYYQEIGRAGRDGDHADVVLLFSAADSIQQKRFIEMNDDDGYKQHLLQKLTAIQRYATSESCRHQQLAAYFGDTLEPCGDKCDNCLEPDHEKRDITTEAQMLLSTVYRTGQSFGKNYLIDVLRGSREQKILANGHDELTVYGVGEKLSKKQWFVVIDRLLEVEALNVNEHQGLMLSETGLQILKGEQKLLIRSERLNVKAKTVKKSAPESFDYDTGLFETLRGLRQEIAQEQGVPPYIVFGDKTLKEMAAKRPQTKDEMLQVGGIGEVKFERYGEEFLALLQGI, encoded by the coding sequence ATGAAGAATTCAAAAGAAGAGCAGATGCCGCAAACAGACCGCCAAAAAGAGAAGTACAGAGTATTACAATCCCAGTTTGGGCACAAGACATTCAGAGCCCTGCAGGAGGAGGCGGTCGATACCATTCTGGCGGGCAAAGACCTGCTGATGATCCTGCCGACGGGCGGCGGCAAATCGCTCTCCTATCAGCTTCCGGCGCTCCTGATGGAGGGGACGACGGTGGTCGTCTCGCCGCTGCTGGCCTTGATGCACGACCAGGTGCAGAGCCTCAAAGCCCAGGGGATGCGTGCCGAGATGCTCTCCTCGATGCAGAGTTCCGAAGAGAGCGGCGACATCATCCGCCGTCTCTACGCCGGCGAGGTCGATTTTCTCTACCTCTCCCCCGAGCGGCTCAACACCGACGGCATGCGCAACATCCTCTCGCAGATCAGGCTCAACTACTTTGTCATCGACGAGGCGCACTGTATCAGTGAATGGGGCCATGAGTTCCGTGCCGACTACCGGGCGCTTTCACAGCTGCGCGACTACTTCCCGAACGTGACAGTCGCCGCCTTTACCGCCACCGCGACCGAGCATGTACGCGACGATATCGTCCGTCTGCTCCGTCTGCACGACGCGACGCTGCTGCAGGGGAAGATCTTCAGAGAGAACCTGCAGATCACGGCGCGCCACCGCATCAGGGACGGCTATGACCAGCTGACCGACTTTCTAAACGACCACAAGGGCGAGAGCGGGATCGTCTACGCCTTTTCGCGAAAGAACGTCGAGGCGATCGCCCACCATCTTCAGAAAAAGGGGTATGCGGCCGCGGCGTACCACGCCGGGATGCCGAGCGAAGAGCGCAATAGCGTCTTCCACGACTTCGTCCATGACGAGGTGAAGATCATCGTCGCCACCATCGCTTTCGGGATGGGGATCGACAAGAGCAACATCCGTTTTGTCGTCCACATGTCCCTGCCCAAGACCCTGGAGAACTACTACCAGGAGATCGGACGGGCGGGGCGCGACGGCGACCATGCCGACGTGGTCCTGCTCTTCAGTGCCGCCGACAGCATCCAGCAGAAGCGTTTTATCGAGATGAACGACGATGACGGCTATAAACAGCACCTGCTGCAGAAGCTTACCGCGATCCAGCGCTACGCCACCAGCGAGAGCTGCCGCCACCAGCAGCTGGCCGCCTATTTCGGTGACACCCTGGAACCCTGCGGTGACAAATGCGACAACTGCCTTGAACCCGACCACGAGAAGCGCGACATCACTACCGAAGCGCAGATGCTCCTCTCGACTGTCTACCGTACGGGACAGTCTTTCGGCAAAAACTATCTGATCGACGTGCTTCGGGGCTCACGCGAGCAGAAGATACTCGCCAACGGCCATGACGAGCTGACAGTCTACGGTGTCGGCGAGAAGCTCAGCAAGAAGCAGTGGTTTGTCGTCATCGACCGCCTGCTGGAAGTCGAAGCCCTTAACGTGAATGAGCATCAGGGGCTGATGCTGAGCGAAACGGGGCTGCAGATACTCAAGGGAGAGCAGAAGCTGCTGATCCGAAGCGAGCGTCTCAACGTCAAAGCCAAGACCGTCAAAAAATCGGCTCCGGAGAGTTTCGACTATGATACCGGGCTTTTTGAAACGCTTCGCGGACTGCGTCAGGAGATAGCGCAGGAGCAGGGTGTTCCGCCCTATATCGTCTTTGGCGACAAAACACTCAAAGAGATGGCTGCAAAACGTCCGCAGACAAAAGACGAGATGCTGCAGGTGGGCGGCATAGGCGAAGTGAAGTTCGAGCGTTACGGCGAAGAGTTCCTGGCACTGCTTCAGGGAATCTAG
- a CDS encoding YceI family protein: MVHSAYARHLLRLFLLFLFTMFSGCTTQSPVLLETYSEQLPRSASDFTLDTNKSYVYYEAKKKQFFNTYPVRGINRGLSGSLEKRELGYKGKLRIDVFTFDSNDSYRDDNVEEYLNAETYKLMTYDYEIRENIAEGDMKINGVTKKITFPVTLKDENGQLFIEGNIRIRYSDFNIETPSNFFLRAHDDLVIGAKLYFNH, encoded by the coding sequence ATGGTTCATTCGGCATATGCAAGACATTTATTGAGGCTGTTTTTACTGTTTCTGTTTACGATGTTTTCAGGCTGTACAACACAATCTCCTGTACTTCTCGAAACATATTCCGAACAACTTCCCCGGAGTGCAAGTGACTTTACACTGGACACAAACAAATCGTATGTCTATTATGAAGCTAAAAAAAAGCAGTTTTTCAATACCTATCCTGTACGGGGTATAAACAGAGGGTTAAGCGGTTCACTGGAGAAGAGAGAGCTTGGGTATAAGGGTAAGTTGCGTATTGATGTTTTTACGTTTGACAGTAATGATAGCTATCGAGACGACAATGTTGAGGAATATCTAAATGCAGAGACGTATAAGTTGATGACCTATGACTATGAGATTCGTGAAAATATAGCAGAGGGTGATATGAAGATCAATGGGGTGACAAAAAAGATCACTTTTCCGGTGACCCTCAAAGATGAGAACGGTCAGCTTTTTATAGAAGGAAACATTCGTATCAGATACAGTGACTTTAATATCGAGACCCCTTCAAACTTTTTCTTACGGGCACATGACGATCTTGTTATCGGGGCAAAACTGTACTTTAACCATTAG
- the ade gene encoding adenine deaminase, which yields MEIRANFVDIGRREIYPARVVIEKQKIASVTKIDEPCSSYILPGFIDAHIHIESSMLPPSEFARLAVRHGTVATVSDPHEIANVLGIAGVEFMLDNAEKVNFKFYFGASPCVPATPFETSGAALGVEEIKTLLKKPQIKYLSEVMNFPGVIDGDEDLLSKIKAAQELGKPVDGHAPGLRGDDLKRYIDAGIMTDHEAFTYEEGLEKIRNGMKIVIREGSAAKNFNALAPLIDEHYAMLMFCSDDRHPNDLYNDHINKLVKRALAKGNDLFKVLQIACINPIMHYDLDVGMLREGDSADFIEVDNLDDLTVLKTVINGEVVAQNGETTISPVPVSKINNFHTGTKEAGDFAMPACETVEVIEAIDHELITHEKVVTLRNVSSQTVGDPEHDILKIGVVNRYEDVAPAVAYVNGFGLKEGAIASSVAHDSHNIVAVGCSDEMIAKAVNLLIKKQGGICAVSGEESWVLPLEIAGIMSADDGFRVAREYEKIDRIVKERLGSPLSAPFMTLSFMALLVIPELKLSDKGLFDGRTFHFINGCKTKHEPF from the coding sequence ATGGAGATCAGAGCCAATTTTGTCGATATCGGCCGGCGTGAGATATACCCCGCAAGGGTGGTGATCGAGAAACAAAAAATAGCGTCTGTCACGAAGATCGACGAACCCTGCTCGAGTTATATCCTGCCCGGTTTCATCGATGCCCATATCCATATAGAGAGTTCGATGCTTCCTCCAAGCGAATTTGCCCGTCTGGCCGTACGCCACGGCACGGTCGCCACCGTTTCCGATCCGCACGAGATCGCCAATGTCCTCGGGATAGCAGGTGTTGAGTTCATGCTGGATAATGCCGAGAAGGTCAATTTCAAATTCTACTTCGGGGCATCGCCCTGTGTACCGGCAACACCCTTTGAGACCAGCGGCGCGGCACTGGGCGTCGAGGAGATCAAAACCCTGCTCAAAAAACCGCAGATCAAGTACCTTAGCGAAGTGATGAATTTTCCGGGGGTCATCGATGGGGATGAGGATCTGCTCTCAAAGATAAAAGCAGCGCAGGAACTCGGCAAACCGGTAGACGGTCACGCGCCCGGACTTCGAGGCGATGACCTTAAACGCTATATCGACGCGGGCATCATGACCGACCATGAGGCATTTACCTATGAAGAGGGGCTCGAAAAGATCCGAAACGGTATGAAGATCGTGATACGCGAAGGCTCGGCTGCGAAAAACTTCAACGCCCTGGCACCGCTGATCGATGAACATTATGCGATGCTGATGTTCTGCAGCGATGACCGCCACCCGAACGATCTCTACAACGACCATATCAACAAGCTTGTCAAACGTGCCCTGGCAAAAGGCAATGATCTCTTCAAAGTCCTGCAGATCGCCTGCATCAACCCGATCATGCATTACGATCTGGATGTCGGCATGCTGCGAGAGGGTGACAGTGCCGATTTCATCGAAGTGGACAACCTGGATGATCTTACCGTTTTAAAAACAGTGATCAACGGTGAAGTGGTCGCCCAAAACGGCGAAACGACGATCAGCCCGGTGCCGGTTTCGAAGATCAACAACTTTCATACCGGGACAAAAGAGGCGGGGGATTTTGCGATGCCTGCCTGTGAAACGGTCGAGGTGATCGAGGCCATTGACCATGAACTGATCACGCATGAAAAAGTGGTAACGCTTCGCAATGTCTCCTCGCAGACGGTGGGCGACCCGGAGCATGACATCCTGAAAATAGGTGTCGTGAACCGCTATGAGGATGTTGCACCGGCCGTCGCCTATGTCAACGGGTTCGGGCTGAAAGAGGGGGCGATCGCATCGAGTGTCGCCCACGATTCGCACAATATCGTTGCCGTGGGGTGCAGCGATGAGATGATCGCCAAGGCGGTCAACCTGCTTATCAAGAAGCAGGGCGGCATCTGCGCCGTCAGCGGGGAAGAGTCGTGGGTCCTGCCTCTGGAGATCGCAGGGATCATGAGCGCCGACGACGGTTTCCGTGTCGCAAGAGAGTATGAAAAGATCGACCGCATTGTCAAAGAGCGTCTGGGCTCGCCGTTAAGCGCACCGTTTATGACCCTCTCGTTTATGGCGCTGCTGGTGATACCGGAACTCAAGCTCAGCGATAAAGGTCTTTTTGACGGACGGACATTCCATTTCATCAACGGCTGCAAGACGAAGCATGAACCTTTTTAA
- a CDS encoding pyridoxamine 5'-phosphate oxidase family protein gives MAEKTILPFIAPFKSVVIGTLDSEGRPFSSYAPFVHYDHRFYIFISDIASHAKNLKKDNRASLFFIEDETRSANIFARKRISLQCDAAAVPREEDRFAPVMAGFDEKFGEEMVSMLMKMKDFNLYELTAVAGEATFGFGEAYVVGGENMECLLPRMGGSGHK, from the coding sequence ATGGCCGAAAAGACCATCCTCCCTTTTATCGCCCCCTTCAAGAGCGTCGTCATCGGCACGCTTGACAGTGAAGGGCGCCCCTTCTCTTCGTACGCTCCCTTTGTCCATTATGACCACCGTTTCTACATCTTTATCAGCGATATCGCCTCGCATGCCAAAAACCTCAAAAAGGATAACAGGGCTTCACTTTTCTTTATCGAGGACGAAACCCGCTCCGCCAATATCTTCGCCCGCAAACGGATCTCCCTGCAGTGTGATGCGGCAGCCGTCCCAAGGGAGGAGGACAGGTTTGCCCCGGTGATGGCAGGCTTCGATGAAAAGTTCGGCGAGGAGATGGTCTCGATGCTGATGAAGATGAAGGATTTCAACCTCTATGAGCTGACTGCCGTTGCCGGCGAAGCCACCTTCGGGTTCGGCGAAGCTTACGTAGTCGGCGGCGAAAACATGGAGTGTCTGCTTCCAAGAATGGGCGGAAGTGGGCACAAATAA
- the modB gene encoding molybdate ABC transporter permease subunit, which translates to MNTLDLEPFYLSFKLAGITTLILFLVALPVSWWLSQTKCRCKPFVEAVTSLPIVLPPSVLGFYILFALSQNSPIGAFFEELFGIKLVFNFTGLVVASCFYSFPFMVQPLQGGFETLNKNMLEASYIAGKSRFLTLWRVALPNIKPALMTALIVTFAHTVGEFGVVLMVGGSIPGETKVASVAIYEFVEVMDYSQAHIYSAIMLALSFAVLLGVYLFNERHNRRIGVQ; encoded by the coding sequence ATGAACACTCTGGATCTGGAACCTTTTTACCTTTCGTTCAAATTGGCGGGTATTACGACACTGATTCTTTTTCTGGTGGCACTGCCGGTAAGCTGGTGGCTCAGCCAGACGAAGTGCCGCTGCAAACCTTTTGTCGAAGCGGTGACTTCGCTGCCGATCGTCCTTCCTCCTTCTGTTCTTGGTTTCTATATCCTCTTTGCCCTTTCACAGAACTCCCCGATCGGTGCTTTTTTTGAAGAGCTTTTCGGCATCAAGCTGGTCTTTAACTTTACCGGGCTGGTGGTCGCAAGCTGTTTCTACTCCTTTCCCTTTATGGTACAGCCGCTTCAGGGCGGGTTCGAGACGCTCAACAAAAACATGCTTGAGGCCTCCTATATCGCAGGCAAAAGCCGCTTCCTGACACTGTGGCGGGTGGCCTTACCCAACATCAAACCGGCATTGATGACGGCCCTTATCGTCACTTTTGCCCATACGGTCGGCGAGTTCGGCGTGGTGCTGATGGTGGGCGGCTCTATTCCGGGAGAGACGAAGGTCGCATCGGTGGCCATCTATGAGTTTGTTGAGGTGATGGACTATTCGCAGGCACATATCTACAGCGCGATCATGCTGGCGCTCAGTTTTGCGGTGCTGCTGGGTGTCTATCTTTTCAATGAGCGTCATAACAGACGCATCGGGGTGCAGTAA
- a CDS encoding NCS2 family permease — MNLFKLQEHKTDVKTEVTAGFTTFMAMLYIVPVNAAIMSASGMPYDALITATAVMTIIASILNGFWANTPIAMSVGMGLNAYFSFGLVKGMGIPWQSALGIVFASGILYVIISMTPLRRLMIETIPVDIKRAVSAGIGAFIAFIGLEQMKMITESPSTLVTVGDFQDSHVLLGLLGLALAVFFSLKQYRGAFILSIVMTTLFAWAAGIEKLPEQLVSMPASMAPIAFELDISSVLTLSMLPVVIIFLITDVFDTLGTLTGVGMRADLFNEESSVPLQKTIEADAFATLLSGLAGVTSTTSYIESAAGVEEGGRTGLSAVVVGVLFVLPLFLLPFFQAIPSNAIYPILVVIGVMMFSELQHIDYSDPAVKYGTFFIVMGMPLTYSITNGLLLGALVFVFVNLALRRFRQIDIAMGVLAAVALLVFFAL, encoded by the coding sequence ATGAACCTTTTTAAACTTCAAGAACACAAAACAGATGTAAAGACCGAGGTTACGGCCGGGTTTACGACCTTTATGGCGATGCTCTACATCGTGCCGGTCAATGCTGCCATCATGAGCGCCTCGGGTATGCCTTACGATGCACTGATCACCGCAACGGCGGTTATGACCATTATCGCATCGATACTCAACGGGTTTTGGGCAAATACACCGATCGCCATGAGTGTCGGCATGGGGCTGAACGCCTATTTCAGTTTCGGACTGGTCAAAGGGATGGGCATTCCCTGGCAGAGTGCCCTGGGAATCGTCTTTGCCTCGGGGATCCTCTATGTGATCATCAGCATGACGCCGCTGCGCCGCCTGATGATCGAGACGATTCCTGTGGACATCAAGCGGGCTGTCAGCGCGGGGATCGGTGCCTTCATCGCATTTATCGGGCTGGAACAGATGAAGATGATCACGGAGAGCCCCTCTACACTGGTGACCGTCGGTGATTTTCAGGACAGCCATGTGCTGCTCGGTCTGCTGGGTCTGGCGCTGGCCGTTTTCTTCAGCCTCAAACAGTACAGAGGCGCCTTTATCCTTTCGATCGTTATGACAACACTCTTTGCATGGGCTGCGGGGATCGAGAAGCTGCCTGAACAGCTGGTCTCGATGCCCGCATCCATGGCGCCGATCGCATTTGAGCTGGATATTTCCTCTGTGCTGACACTCTCGATGCTACCGGTGGTCATCATCTTTTTGATCACCGACGTCTTCGATACGCTCGGTACCCTGACCGGCGTCGGCATGCGGGCAGATCTTTTTAACGAAGAGAGTTCCGTTCCCCTGCAAAAAACCATCGAAGCCGATGCCTTCGCCACCCTGCTTAGCGGCCTAGCCGGCGTCACCAGCACCACCTCCTACATTGAAAGTGCCGCCGGCGTGGAAGAGGGGGGACGGACCGGTCTGAGCGCTGTGGTGGTCGGGGTGCTGTTTGTTCTGCCCCTCTTTCTGCTCCCTTTTTTCCAGGCCATCCCCTCCAATGCGATCTATCCGATCCTGGTCGTCATCGGCGTGATGATGTTCAGCGAGCTCCAGCATATCGACTATAGTGATCCCGCCGTCAAATACGGCACCTTTTTTATTGTGATGGGCATGCCGCTGACATACTCCATCACCAACGGCCTGTTGCTGGGTGCGCTGGTCTTTGTTTTTGTCAACCTCGCGCTGAGAAGGTTCAGGCAGATCGATATCGCGATGGGCGTTCTGGCAGCGGTTGCTTTGCTGGTGTTTTTTGCGCTCTGA